The following is a genomic window from Aedes albopictus strain Foshan unplaced genomic scaffold, AalbF5 HiC_scaffold_95, whole genome shotgun sequence.
ggagctcagtccagttatcgagcggcgctcaCTAACTGAACTGTtgtcaaagcccagttatcgagcggaagctgtagtAGTGCTCCTACCCACTCTTCGCTCACGTCGAATCCAATCCCTCTTAGCTGAGTCCTTCACTGACAATCGGACGTTTATTAGCCGCCCCCAACTTTGGGAACATACGCTGTTGTAAACCGCTCCCAGGAGCAAACTCttacctgtcagcctacgaccaaagtttctaCCGaaattggttacccgatctttcctaaAGTTACTCGCAGTTTCCGGCCAGTACCACGggaaggtagggataggagttattAGAAGAGGCTAATGACCTTAATAGAATCCAAATTATGCAAAACCTTCTCTTCATTGCACCGTATCGTAACGGCTGCAATTGTCAAggactaaacttcaggacagtttggacgaccctcaatgtctcaAAAGTATACAATAATAACTATGTAATAGTCTTCAAATATATCTACTGTCCAGTAACCATATTTGACTAAATATGCAACCGTtgtaaactgccgtgaatcgcatatctgtcccatttgcataggaaatccagcaaagatgggactgatatgcgattcacggcagtaaaggTCTAGTGGAAAAgactactgttacgagtataCACCATTTGAGGAATTTGTATAGACCTTAAGATCTGAACTCCTAATTAGATTGGAACTCAAATTCTATTCTTCATTTCTTTCCCAAATTATCATTCATATGTAATTGTGtttgcgtaacgtcccaactgggatacACTTCTTAACACCAGGTACCAGTCCTGTCCGTAGAAAATCCATTCATCCGTTTCAAAAGCTTACTTATCGATTCTCTTCTCTCCTTCAGGTATTCACCGTCGTCAAATGGCTACGGCAACCGTGACCACCGGGATAACGGTGGCAATAGAGgtagcggcggcggtggcggctacAACCGCATGCACAACAACCGCAACGGTGGCGGACCGAACCACCACCAGCATAACAACTATCACGACAACGGCAATGGCGGAGGTGGTGGCAACATGCGCTACAACAAGCACAACAACCACcacggcggcggtggcggtggtGGCCGTGATGGCCGCGATGGTCAGAACCATCACCACCAGAACCGTGACGGACCAAACGGTCACAATTCGTCGTCCTATCCGAACAGAAACGACGGAGGCATGATGAATGCCGGCAAAGACCTGGCGCCGCGGTTCAAGCGGAACCTGATGACCCCCCAGAACCCGGTGGAGGATCTGCAGATGCGTCCGACGGCGAACAGCCTGCTGTTCAAGACCCAGAACATGAACATGAAGACGCAGCTGCCGATCTCACAGGCACCGTCATCGCAATCCGGCAAGGGTTACAGCGCTCCGCAGCTCGGAGATTTCCCTTCGCCTCTGACCACCCGGACGCTGCTCAGTGAACAACGGGCAGCGGCCACCGCTGGCAATGGTGCCTTTGGGGCAAACGCCACCGGAAACGGGTCGTCATCGAACTCGGCCAGTAGCTTCGGACCTGGTCTAGGAGGTAGCACAGCATCTGCAGTAGGACCTAACGGCAGTGGCCTCGGTTCAACGGGACCAGCCGGTCAGCAGAGCGCTTCCAACAACCCAAGTCTCAGCCAGGCGAATCCTTTGGCTAGGAATAATCAACAGAACCTATTGAATGGAAAATCTCAATCGAACCAACCTGCCGCTTCCGCACCCATCACTCCCATCAACAACATCCTGCAGAAGGATCAGGTGATCATCAAGCAAGCCGGCGCGGAAAAGGCcgagaagaagaacaagaaggacAAGGGCCCCAACaaggaggagttcatgaagaagGTTTCTGCGTTTGCTTCCGACGTACTGCTGGACAATCTTCAGAAGCAAATTGAGGAAGATAAGCAAGTGAAGTCCAATGACAAGGTAGTTGTGGAAAATGGAGCCGCCGTCAAGGAAGTGGTCGTGGAGGTTGTCGATCAGACAATCGATCCGGTCAATCCGGACACCGTGAACGAAGCAGATCTCAGTGGGGAAAAGTCCGAGGACAGTGACAAATCCTCCTCGGAGAAGGCGGATGTCGGATCGGAAACCCTGAAAtccgaagaagcagaagaacctCCCAAGCAGGACGATCGATCGCTGATGGATCAGCTGGTGCAGGAGTTCGCCGATCTCAAGATCCCGGAGAAGTTCATGCGCGACTCGATCGGTAAGGTCGTGAACGAAATCCTGGACAAGTCGGATGCATTCCACGAGAAGCTGATCGCGTTCCTGCAGCGACTGCGCAAGGAAAACAAGCTCTCCAACGGCGCCATGCTGGAATCGTTCAAGGCGTTGGTGAACTCAATGAACGAGAAGGAGAAGACCATCCCGAAGATCACCAGCATTGTGGCATCGCTGCTCTCCCGAGCGGTGTCCGTCCGGCTGTGCAAACTGTCCGACGTGTCCAACTATACCGACAATGGCCAACACTATCCGCTGTTCCTGCTGGTGCTCCAGCAGCTGCACAAACAGCTCGGCAAGCAGCCCCTGCAGGAACTGTTCCAGCAGAGCAAGGTCAACCTGATGACGAGCCTGCCGGAGAGCGATCGCACCAAGGACCGCATGGCGGAGATCCTGGAGGATCGCAACCTGAGCTTCCTGTATCCGCTGTTGCGAGTGCAGGCCGAACTGTGGAAGCAGATCCAGGCGGACTCCAACCCGCAGCAGTTCTACAAGTGGATCAAGGAGAATGTTGAGCCGGGGTGCTACACCGATCCCGGGTTCATTACCGCGGTCATGACCGTGCTGCTGAAGTACATTATGCAGGTGGGTGATTCAAAAGGGGGTCGGAGAATTAAAATGATACTAACGTTGTTTCTATTTCTTTTAACAGGAATCGTCCAAGTGTCCGGATGAGAAACAGTCGGTGGAGAAGGAGATGGAAATCCTGAGGAAGTACTGTCCGGTGCTGAACGCGTTCCTCAATGGCAACAACGATCTGCAGCTGGTGGCGATCTATGCCATGCAGGTCTTCTGGTACAGCATCGATTTCCCGAAAGGTAGGTGTCAGACTTGATACAATGCTTTCTAGCTTCCTTAGAGAAcagcttccaagcttctttggGGAGCTAGCTTccttggagagaagcttccaagctttctcggagagaagcttccaagcctaCTCGGatagaagcttccaagctttctcggagagaagcttccaagcctactcggagagaagcttccaagctttctcggagagaagtttccaagctttctcggagagaagcttccaagctttctcggagagaagcttctaagctttctcggagagaagcttctaagctttctcggagagaagcttctaagctttctcggagagaagcttccaagctttctcggagagaagcttccaaactttctcggagagaagcttccaagctttctcggagagaagcttccaagctttctcggagagaagcttccaagctttctcggagagaagcttccaagctttctcggagagaagcttccaagcattctgggagagaaccttccaagctttctcggagagacgcttccaagctttctcggagagaagcttccaagcattctcggagagaagcttccaagcattctcgaagagaagcttccaagctttctcggagagaagcttccaagctttctcggagagaagcttc
Proteins encoded in this region:
- the LOC109412033 gene encoding eukaryotic translation initiation factor 4 gamma 2, which gives rise to MYAQLCKRIEKELEIDIDKTKSNTFLQILLNVCRDKFENRVQYSEKIINSELALTDDLEEKKNVAKQKILGNVKFIGELYKLDMLGEPHLHKMLRSLITSKSSASSEKNCEDMECLAQLIKTCGKNLDTELGKQLMDQYFDRMEQYSLSSRYPPRIRFLLRDLIELRKNNWTPRKVARVEGPAPIQELTNEDDLVLRPSFGMRGRDYRNQGDRGNERDWITKLTLNPLNFNDSFNLLSVSSPTPLIPPTYSPSSNGYGNRDHRDNGGNRGSGGGGGYNRMHNNRNGGGPNHHQHNNYHDNGNGGGGGNMRYNKHNNHHGGGGGGGRDGRDGQNHHHQNRDGPNGHNSSSYPNRNDGGMMNAGKDLAPRFKRNLMTPQNPVEDLQMRPTANSLLFKTQNMNMKTQLPISQAPSSQSGKGYSAPQLGDFPSPLTTRTLLSEQRAAATAGNGAFGANATGNGSSSNSASSFGPGLGGSTASAVGPNGSGLGSTGPAGQQSASNNPSLSQANPLARNNQQNLLNGKSQSNQPAASAPITPINNILQKDQVIIKQAGAEKAEKKNKKDKGPNKEEFMKKVSAFASDVLLDNLQKQIEEDKQVKSNDKVVVENGAAVKEVVVEVVDQTIDPVNPDTVNEADLSGEKSEDSDKSSSEKADVGSETLKSEEAEEPPKQDDRSLMDQLVQEFADLKIPEKFMRDSIGKVVNEILDKSDAFHEKLIAFLQRLRKENKLSNGAMLESFKALVNSMNEKEKTIPKITSIVASLLSRAVSVRLCKLSDVSNYTDNGQHYPLFLLVLQQLHKQLGKQPLQELFQQSKVNLMTSLPESDRTKDRMAEILEDRNLSFLYPLLRVQAELWKQIQADSNPQQFYKWIKENVEPGCYTDPGFITAVMTVLLKYIMQESSKCPDEKQSVEKEMEILRKYCPVLNAFLNGNNDLQLVAIYAMQVFWYSIDFPKGVLLRWFREFYELSVIEEDAFLRYKEDVTDMYPGKGKALFQVNQWLTWLAEAEDEDEEDEE